In Ferrimicrobium sp., a single window of DNA contains:
- a CDS encoding acyl-CoA dehydrogenase family protein, giving the protein MDFEFDDDLAQLRDTVRKLAKEKVAPRAREIDLTGEYPQDLFELFGATGLFGLCIPEAYEGSGAGILGLTIAIEEVAKYSNTAALMLLLSRLPTGPVMIAGSEEQKRRYLPGIARGEQRASFGLSEVGAGSDVAGMRTSAVPDPDVEGGWILSGSKVWISGVAQADWYTVFAKTGDPNSRRHDSITAFIVDRSTEGVSVPRVDKKMGVKGVDTGELLLESVHVPGENVIGEVGGFRLAMLGLNSMRPIVAARGLGLAEGALMYAVNYVKERGAFGHAIADFQGIQWEIAKMATEIEAARLLTYRAAWMADRGEFTREFVPFLSMSKYYATEMAVRASSLAVQLLGAAGYMQDHPTEMYYRDAKQLTIVEGTTQVQLGLIGQGVLRGDLWWD; this is encoded by the coding sequence GTGGACTTCGAGTTCGATGACGATCTCGCCCAACTTCGCGATACGGTGCGTAAGTTGGCGAAAGAGAAGGTAGCTCCACGAGCCCGGGAGATTGACCTTACCGGAGAGTATCCCCAGGACCTCTTCGAACTTTTTGGTGCTACAGGACTTTTTGGACTCTGCATTCCCGAAGCATACGAAGGCTCAGGTGCGGGCATACTTGGCCTGACGATTGCGATCGAGGAGGTCGCCAAGTACTCCAATACTGCCGCGTTGATGCTGTTACTCTCCAGACTCCCCACCGGTCCGGTCATGATCGCGGGTTCCGAGGAGCAAAAGCGACGCTATCTCCCCGGTATCGCCCGTGGTGAGCAGCGTGCTTCCTTCGGACTCTCGGAGGTTGGGGCAGGCTCGGATGTAGCCGGCATGCGTACGAGTGCGGTGCCCGACCCCGACGTCGAGGGAGGGTGGATACTCTCAGGCTCTAAGGTATGGATCTCCGGTGTTGCCCAAGCAGACTGGTATACCGTCTTTGCCAAGACGGGAGATCCCAACTCTCGGCGTCATGATTCGATTACCGCCTTCATCGTCGACCGTAGCACTGAGGGTGTATCGGTGCCCCGGGTCGATAAAAAGATGGGGGTCAAGGGAGTTGACACCGGTGAGCTGTTGCTTGAGTCGGTGCACGTACCAGGGGAGAATGTGATCGGCGAGGTCGGTGGCTTTCGTCTTGCCATGCTCGGGTTGAACTCCATGCGTCCTATTGTGGCCGCTCGCGGTCTTGGGCTCGCTGAGGGTGCGCTCATGTATGCGGTGAACTACGTCAAAGAACGCGGCGCATTTGGCCATGCCATTGCCGACTTTCAAGGGATTCAATGGGAGATCGCTAAGATGGCCACGGAGATCGAGGCGGCTCGACTGCTGACGTACCGGGCGGCCTGGATGGCCGATCGAGGTGAGTTCACTCGCGAGTTTGTTCCCTTCCTCTCCATGTCAAAGTACTACGCCACAGAGATGGCAGTCCGTGCCTCATCCCTTGCGGTACAGCTGCTCGGCGCTGCTGGGTACATGCAGGACCATCCAACGGAGATGTATTATCGCGATGCAAAACAGTTGACCATTGTGGAAGGAACCACCCAGGTTCAACTTGGTCTGATCGGTCAGGGTGTGCTGAGGGGTGACCTTTGGTGGGACTGA
- a CDS encoding diguanylate cyclase yields the protein MGIVSESSYVFREISAIIGSSETLEQRIARLKELCITCFDQSQFVEGFECTDPESFTTLALNQLRGFQLIVPQDRTRGTKEWDTALAQAFVNAYALLMHQLQVELDQSGALLEVHATNQMIMALLGLDKGTADWQRVTEGILERLFGAEAHVFALADAPTTSPIAAWAAKVGQNLHFTDLLVHGVTIIERDMPMRSVLVAIDRAAGYGMTVSSTTVRSFDATKLAVLQDCLSIYIAGIALFGHFQQQQNEASLASSILSNIDIGVLGVNEGGRVVLANRQAGELLGHSPSELVRSPTPLIVSQFEEYFSLLGSLPTPWLTTNALLRKRSGKPQPASLSIRRIETERDVSYRYLITLVDTTRSHLELEEWRWHATHDPLTGLLNRNGLAGELQQLTHASVMVLFLDINRFKIINDLLGHRGGDRVITTVAQRLIAGAKPTDIVARVGGDEFVVIGAVNTPFRGLKRVAQRIVEAITSQPVDIGDRQLAVSVSVGAALETFHGSIDALLDRADHTMYIAKQEGQNLRIAHGDDERFTVDTQLTDPNLFDFLRARDASQVAAVEMPWVRLADGELAGVDLSLTWQEPIQETPRDYAMRNHLRDEYNWLLVHHLLRRQAVRGPFGVSPLMPNQYFINRIERLCQTGYLNPQKVQLVFRSIELATNEALEKASTIAGHAQRLGINVALRWRSGEGGEVTSLAKLRPDQVQIDVSDWANRPTNARTIQAIAAFVNALETQVAFLHPTAKFVAQLQAHQLRELLPGALLEGLTGIAREPDERTTPD from the coding sequence GTGGGAATCGTGTCCGAATCTAGCTATGTCTTTCGAGAGATCTCGGCGATCATTGGGTCAAGTGAGACGCTTGAGCAACGGATCGCGCGGCTCAAGGAACTCTGCATTACGTGCTTTGATCAATCACAGTTCGTCGAAGGATTCGAGTGCACCGACCCAGAGAGCTTCACCACACTCGCCCTGAACCAGCTGCGCGGCTTTCAACTCATCGTTCCACAGGATCGCACTCGCGGCACAAAGGAGTGGGACACCGCGCTCGCGCAGGCCTTCGTCAACGCCTACGCGCTCTTGATGCACCAGCTCCAGGTTGAGCTTGACCAAAGCGGCGCCCTCCTCGAAGTCCACGCTACCAATCAGATGATTATGGCCCTACTGGGGTTAGACAAAGGTACGGCCGACTGGCAACGCGTCACAGAGGGAATTCTCGAACGGCTCTTTGGGGCCGAGGCGCACGTGTTTGCGCTCGCTGACGCGCCTACCACCTCACCAATTGCCGCCTGGGCGGCCAAAGTAGGTCAGAATTTACACTTTACTGACCTGTTAGTCCATGGCGTAACCATTATTGAGAGGGATATGCCGATGCGCTCCGTCTTAGTAGCCATTGACCGTGCAGCCGGATATGGAATGACAGTGAGTTCCACTACCGTACGCAGTTTCGATGCCACGAAGCTCGCCGTGCTCCAGGATTGCCTAAGCATTTATATCGCCGGCATTGCACTCTTCGGACATTTTCAACAGCAGCAGAATGAAGCTTCTCTTGCCTCATCGATCCTCTCAAACATTGATATCGGAGTTCTTGGTGTCAACGAGGGCGGTAGAGTCGTCTTGGCAAATCGCCAAGCGGGTGAACTCCTAGGCCATAGCCCCAGCGAACTCGTACGATCGCCGACTCCACTCATCGTCAGCCAGTTCGAAGAATACTTCTCGCTGCTCGGATCCCTACCCACGCCCTGGCTCACCACGAATGCGCTGCTACGAAAGCGGAGTGGCAAACCACAACCAGCATCACTCTCCATCCGTCGTATCGAGACAGAACGCGATGTCAGCTACCGGTATCTCATCACCCTGGTCGACACCACACGCTCGCACTTAGAGCTTGAGGAGTGGCGCTGGCATGCCACGCATGACCCACTCACAGGGCTCTTGAATCGCAATGGGCTTGCTGGCGAGCTCCAACAACTCACCCATGCGTCGGTGATGGTGCTCTTCTTGGACATCAACCGTTTTAAAATCATCAACGACCTCCTTGGTCATCGAGGTGGTGATCGAGTAATAACGACCGTTGCTCAACGCCTCATCGCCGGTGCCAAACCAACCGACATCGTTGCCCGAGTGGGTGGTGATGAGTTTGTCGTCATTGGAGCGGTGAATACACCGTTCCGGGGACTCAAACGCGTCGCCCAACGTATCGTTGAGGCTATCACCTCCCAGCCTGTCGACATTGGGGACCGGCAGCTAGCCGTGTCGGTCTCCGTCGGCGCTGCCCTCGAGACCTTCCACGGCAGTATCGATGCGCTCCTGGATCGCGCTGACCATACCATGTACATCGCCAAACAAGAGGGGCAAAACTTACGCATTGCCCATGGTGACGACGAGAGGTTCACTGTCGATACCCAACTCACCGACCCGAACCTCTTCGACTTCCTCCGTGCCCGTGACGCTAGCCAAGTCGCCGCCGTTGAGATGCCTTGGGTGCGACTCGCCGACGGAGAATTGGCTGGAGTTGACCTTTCGCTCACGTGGCAGGAACCTATCCAAGAGACACCACGCGACTACGCGATGCGCAACCACCTTCGCGATGAGTACAACTGGCTACTTGTGCACCATCTCCTTCGACGTCAAGCGGTTCGCGGACCCTTTGGAGTCTCACCGCTGATGCCCAACCAGTACTTCATCAACAGGATCGAGCGCCTTTGTCAAACTGGGTACCTGAATCCACAAAAAGTACAACTCGTCTTTCGATCGATTGAACTCGCTACCAATGAGGCGTTGGAGAAGGCGAGCACTATCGCAGGACATGCCCAGCGACTCGGCATCAACGTCGCCCTACGTTGGCGCTCAGGGGAAGGGGGCGAGGTCACAAGCCTTGCCAAACTCCGTCCCGACCAGGTGCAGATCGATGTGAGCGATTGGGCCAATCGCCCAACGAACGCGCGAACGATTCAAGCCATTGCCGCCTTTGTAAACGCGCTCGAAACCCAGGTCGCCTTCTTGCACCCAACCGCAAAATTTGTCGCGCAGTTACAAGCTCACCAACTACGCGAACTCCTACCAGGTGCGCTCTTGGAAGGCCTAACCGGGATCGCACGAGAACCTGACGAGCGAACTACGCCGGACTGA